A window of the Alnus glutinosa chromosome 4, dhAlnGlut1.1, whole genome shotgun sequence genome harbors these coding sequences:
- the LOC133866000 gene encoding disease resistance protein RUN1-like, with translation MALYGASSSSSPIRPRAYYDVFLSFRGEDTRRSFTGHLCSALRRTGINTFMDDTLERGDEISPALVKAIDQSTISIIVLSKNYASSGWCLDELMKILECREKWGQQVLPLFYDVDPADIRRQINCVGEAFAKLEERFKNDEMKVKEWKEALKKVANLPGMHLGNKDESKFIDEIIEWLNWTLAKKIDFEVAQHPIGIESHIQQLKSLLDIEKNNGTCMLGILGMGGIGKTTIAKAIYNSIAFRFEVSCFLENIRETFQKEGPIHLQKKLLSKIITNPKIGNVDEGITLIRERLSSKRVLLILDDVDHSSQLEKIARESDWFGLGSRIIITTRDNHLLTQHQALPYKVEGLDENTSLQLFSWHAFNRDRPDPDFLELAQDAVCYTRGLPLALTLLGSTLKGRDILYWKSKLDVYKRIPNENILQKLRISYDGLEKNVKNVFLDIACFFKGQGVTYVTKALDSFGFHSYSSIEELKDKCLITESLITESRGQIEMHDLLQEMGREIVRQESPEEPGKRSRLWFHEDVCHVLREDTGTNKVEAILINLPGKEIYLNSETFEKMKKLRLLIIAARCYGEPNFRSNKLRLLDWNRYQGESLPSNFYGNNLVVLKLEVSKLKTLEGVQNFQNMRIMDFSSCKFIREIPDVSRLSNLEELILSCCRNLVEVHCSVGLLDKLVVLNLNSCYNLTILPRSFRLRSLERLDLMFCRMLKTFPEIEFPMEVLEFIGLGYTGIEELPSSIGYLVGLKQLHLSDCRDLTNLPHTIYKLQHLKELNLLNCKGLQEILRFPPNVVEVQAAWCESLAIFLEEPRRSQLLNMWDPPEPEGVGTTSSAPQSSSLGNNVVTESDFVIERDCPRNLKVLDLSNSAIVSLPAWLNEFAGLEELYLSHCKKLEEIPELPPNIKNVCANGCTSLERFQYNNINDLPMLEWIEFSDCHRLRENMGDDLQIRLMSEGHPKKREFGCIFPGNKIPDCFSQREAISYTDWCEININEPLHLDLENTIFAFSAVIETEDVEDEVCFRILVEVINNGQLIYCHRSIWISYAAGSDHVYLHYSGSPHSRLKMDNLRVTFKLEFGSYSKTVILKTCGFHLQHRYEEDAIDLMDRIQHSKRSRGDDDDGNLESNCYPQQKRHSSILGISIPDVEETPLGESQLHQSNHPGT, from the exons AGACGAAATTTCACCAGCACTTGTCAAAGCTATTGATCAGTCAACGATTTCAATCATTGTGTTATCTAAAAACTATGCATCATCCGGATGGTGCTTGGATGAGCTAATGAAGATCCTTGAGTGTAGAGAAAAATGGGGGCAACAGGTTTTACCATTGTTCTATGACGTAGATCCGGCAGATATACGGCGTCAAATCAATTGTGTTGGAGAAGCATTTGCTAAACTTGAAGAAAGGTTCAAGAATGATGAAATGAAGGTGAAGGAGTGGAAGGAAGCCCTAAAAAAAGTGGCAAATTTGCCCGGAATGCATTTGGGAAACAA GGATGAATCTAAATTTATTGACGAAATCATTGAATGGCTGAATTGGACATTAGCTAAAAAGATAGACTTCGAAGTTGCCCAGCATCCAATTGGAATAGAGTCTCATATACAACAATTGAAGTCCCTTTTAGATATTGAGAAGAATAATGGTACATGCATGTTAGGGATCTTGGGAATGGGCGGCATTGGAAAAACAACTATTGCCAAAGCGATCTATAACTCGATTGCTTTTCGGTTTGAAGTAAGTTGTTTTCTTGAAAACATTAGAGAAACTTTCCAAAAGGAGGGTCCGATCCATTTGCAAAAGAAACTTCTTTCTAAAATCATCACAAATCCAAAGATTGGTAATGTTGATGAAGGAATTACTTTGATAAGGGAAAGGCTTTCCTCTAAAAGGGTACTTCTAATTCTTGATGATGTGGATCATTCAAGCCAATTAGAAAAGATAGCTAGAGAAAGTGATTGGTTTGGTTTAGGAAGTAGAATCATCATAACAACAAGAGATAATCATCTACTAACTCAACATCAAGCTTTACCTTACAAGGTAGAGGGATTGGATGAGAACACAAGTCTTCAGCTCTTTAGTTGGCATGCCTTCAATAGAGATAGACCTGATCCTGATTTTTTGGAACTTGCACAAGATGCAGTATGTTATACTCGGGGATTGCCACTAGCTTTAACATTATTGGGCTCGACTCTAAAAGGTAGAGATATACTTTATTGGAAAAGTAAATTGgatgtgtataaaagaattcCTAatgaaaatattcttcaaaaacTTAGAATAAGTTATGATGGATTGGAGAAAAATGTGAAGAATGTTTTCCTTGACATTGCTTGTTTCTTTAAAGGACAAGGTGTGACATATGTCACAAAAGCACTAGATAGTTTTGGTTTCCATTCATATAGTAGTATCGAAGAGCTCAAGGACAAGTGTCTCATAACTGAGTCTCTCATAACTGAGTCTCGAGGACAAATTGAGATGCATGACTTGTTGCAAGAAATGGGTAGAGAAATTGTTCGGCAAGAATCACCTGAAGAACCTGGAAAGCGCAGTAGGTTATGGTTTCATGAAGATGTTTGTCATGTCCTAAGAGAAGATACG GGAACAAACAAAGTTGAGGCCATATTGATAAATTTGCCTGGAAAAGAGATATACTTGAATTCCGAAACCTTCGAGAAGATGAAAAAGCTCAGGCTATTAATAATTGCTGCAAGGTGTTATGGAGAGCCCAATTTTCGCTCTAATAAGTTAAGATTGCTTGACTGGAATAGATATCAAGGAGAATCTTTACCATCCAATTTTTATGGAAATAACCTCGTTGTTTTAAAACTGGAAGTGAGTAAACTCAAGACATTGGAGGGAGTCCAG aatTTCCAAAACATGAGAATTATGGATTTCTCTTCTTGTAAATTCATAAGAGAAATCCCTGATGTTTCAAGGCTTTCAAATTTAGAGGAATTGATTCTTTCGTGTTGCCGAAATTTAGTTGAGGTTCATTGTTCTGTTGGATTACTTGATAAGCTCGTTGTTTTGAATCTTAATAGCTGCTATAATCTTACGATTTTGCCAAGAAGCTTTAGGTTGAGATCTCTAGAACGTCTTGACCTTATGTTTTGTAGAATGCTTAAAACCTTTCCTGAAATTGAGTTTCCAATGGAAGTTTTAGAGTTCATCGGCTTAGGATATACTGGCATAGAGGAATTGCCTTCATCCATTGGGTACCTCGTTGGGCTTAAACAATTGCATCTTTCAGATTGCAGAGACCTCACAAATCTTCCACATACTATTTATAAGTTGCAACATTTGAAAGAACTTAATTTGCTTAATTGCAAGGGACTCCAAGAAATTTTAAGATTTCCACCAAATGTAGTAGAAGTGCAAGCTGCCTGGTGCGAGTCATTGGCGATATTTTTAGAAGAACCTAGAAGATCTCAGTTGCTTAATATGTGGGATCCACCAGAGCCAGAGGGGGTTGGAACGACATCTTCAGCACCGCAATCGTCGAGTCTTGGAAACAATGTTGTAACAGAATCAGATTTCGTGATTGAACGTGATTGCCCTCGTAATTTGAAAGTTCTAGATCTATCAAATAGCGCTATTGTTAGCCTTCCTGCATGGCTCAACGAATTTGCTGGATTGGAGGAGCTTTACTTGAGCCATTGCAAGAAACTTGAAGAAATTCCAGAACTTccaccaaatataaaaaatgtatgtGCGAATGGATGCACGTCATTGGAAAGATttcaatataataatataaacgATTTACCAATGCTTGAATGGATTGAATTCTCCGATTGCCATCGATTGCGTGAAAATATGGGGGATGATCTGCAAATTCGTTTAATGAGTGAG GGACATCCTAAGAAACGCGAATTTGGCTGTATATTTCCGGGAAATAAGATTCCAGATTGCTTCAGCCAACGTGAAGCGATTTCATATACTGATTGGTGTGAAATTAATATCAATGAGCCTCTACATTTGGATTTGGAGAATACAATATTTGCATTCTCTGCTGTTATTGAAACAGAGGATGTAGAAGATGAGGTTTGTTTTCGAATTCTCGTTGAAGTCATCAACAATGGTCAACTAATCTATTGTCATAGGTCTATTTGGATAAGTTACGCAGCCGGCTCAGATCATGTATATTTGCATTACTCTGGTTCACCCCATTCTCGGCTAAAGATGGATAATCTTCGAGTTACATTTAAATTAGAGTTTGGCAGTTATTCTAAGACTGTGATCCTTAAAACTTGCGGATTCCATCTACAACATAGATATGAAGAGGACGCCATAGATTTAATGGATCGTATTCAACATTCTAAGAGAAGCcgtggtgatgatgatgatggcaACTTGGAATCCAATTGTTACCCACAACAAAAGAGGCATTCTTCAATCTTGGGCATTAGCATTCCAGATGTAGAGGAAACTCCCCTTGGTGAATCACAACTACACCAATCAAATCACCCAGGCACTTAA